The Chryseobacterium sp. LJ668 genome segment AAGAAAGCCGGATTAGATAGAAAAAGAGCAAAGCTAAATGAAAAAAGAGCCAAACTTGAAGGTGAAAGAGCTAAGATTGAGGCTGAAAGAAGAGCTTTAGAAGGAAATAACAGACGGGTTTATATCTACAACAATACTTATGGGAGTATTCCTACTGATAAAAGACTGAAGATCAATACCAATTATATCCGAAGCAATAGCAAAGATCCAATTATTCTCGGAAGAGACTTTAAAACAATTGATACAGATTCTGATCATCTTAAAATCTACATCGACGGAAAAGAAGTGACAAAAAAAGAGATGGATGCCCTGAATCCGAATTCGATTAAAAATGTCAATGTCAACAAGACGAAAAATAATGGTGTTTCTTCAGGCGAGATCAAAATAGAAACAAAATAATAATGATCAGCTTTGTCAAAATTTTTGGCAAAGCTTATTTTTAAGCCTATGAAAAAAACGGTATTATTTTTTATGTTTTTGGGTTTCTTTGCGAATGCTCAAAACAAACGTTTCATTTATGAATACCGATTCGTACCCGATTCTACAAACATTTCCAATATCAAGACTGAAGTCATGAATCTTGATGTTTCACCTGCCGGATCAAAATTCTACAGTTATACCGTCTACAATTCAGATTCTATAATGAAAGCTGATCTGGATAAACAGCTGGCTGCAACAGGCTCAATCAATATAAGGTCTGACATGCGGAAAGGTTTGGTGAAATATTCTGTGACAAAAAACTATCCAAAATATGAAGTGTTTTTGCATGACAGAATTTTAGCGGATAAATATAAAGTTTCTGAAGAAAGACCCATCAACTGGAAAATAACTTCCGAAAAAAAGAAAATTGGCGAATGGACAACACAAAAAGCAGAAGCAGATTTCGCAGGAAGACATTGGTATGCGTGGTTTACTACAGAAGTTCCCATTCAGGACGGACCCTACAAATTTCATGGTCTTCCGGGACTGATTGTGAAGATAGAAGATCAAACACGGTCTCATCTTTTCACACTTCAGGCGGTAAAAAATATCAATTCGATTCAGGATGATGTTTTTGATTCGCAAGAAATTCCGGTCAGTTTAAAACAATATAGTAAATTGATGAAAGATTACGAAAACGATCCGACAAAAGGTCTTAAACAGATGCAGATAGGTGGTATAACAATGATCATTACAGATGGACAAAACAATCACATGAAAGATCAGGAAATACTTTTAAAAGAGAAAATAAAAAAAGATAACAACAAAATAGAAATCAATAAAAGCAAATAGTATGAAAAAATTATGTATCGCTTTATTTTTATCAGCAGGAATGGGAATTTTTGCACAGACCAACCGTTTTTTCTACGAATACAAATACATTCCGGATTCTACCGATAAAGCAGATGTAAAAAAAGAAATGATGCTTCTGGATATCGACAAAAACGGATCTCAATATTACAGCCGAGATAAATTTGTCGCAGATTCTACTTCAAAAGCAGATCTGGAAAAACAATTGAAATCGAGTCCCGGAAACATTAGCGTTAACAGAAGAGATAGACCAGGACAAGTTTCATTTAAGGTAACAAAACAATATCCCGACTTCAAAACCTATCTTTTCAGAAGCATCTCTACAGATCAGTACAAAATAAACGAAGACAAAAAACCGGAATGGAAAATTCTACCGGATAAGCAAAAGATCGGCGAATATAATGCTCAAAAAGCGGTGACCAATTTTGGAGGAAGACAATGGACAGCCTGGTTCAGTACAGAAATTCCTTTCCAGGACGGGCCTTACAAATTTTACGGTTTACCGGGATTAATTGTAAAGATTGAAGATGCTTCAGGATCACATTCTATGACATTGATCGGTAACAAAACAGTTCAGGCTTCCAATGTAGGCAAAGAAACCCAGCTTCCTGAAAATATTCAGATCATAGGAATGGGAGGGAAAGAAATTGAAGTTACAAAAGATCAGTTTAAAAAAGCATGGAAAGCATACGCAAATGATCCCAGCAAAAATATGCGGGAAATGATGATGAAAAACGGCGGAGATTCTAATACAAAAATGGTCTTTAAAATGAAAACTCCGGACGGAAAAGAACTTTCAGATCCTAATCAGGTTTTCAGAGAGATGGAAAAAAGAACTAAAGAGGCCCTGAAAAAGAATAACAATTCTATCGAACCGGATTTGTTTAACTAAATTTTAAACTATTAAAAAAACA includes the following:
- a CDS encoding GLPGLI family protein, with product MKKTVLFFMFLGFFANAQNKRFIYEYRFVPDSTNISNIKTEVMNLDVSPAGSKFYSYTVYNSDSIMKADLDKQLAATGSINIRSDMRKGLVKYSVTKNYPKYEVFLHDRILADKYKVSEERPINWKITSEKKKIGEWTTQKAEADFAGRHWYAWFTTEVPIQDGPYKFHGLPGLIVKIEDQTRSHLFTLQAVKNINSIQDDVFDSQEIPVSLKQYSKLMKDYENDPTKGLKQMQIGGITMIITDGQNNHMKDQEILLKEKIKKDNNKIEINKSK
- a CDS encoding GLPGLI family protein, producing the protein MKKLCIALFLSAGMGIFAQTNRFFYEYKYIPDSTDKADVKKEMMLLDIDKNGSQYYSRDKFVADSTSKADLEKQLKSSPGNISVNRRDRPGQVSFKVTKQYPDFKTYLFRSISTDQYKINEDKKPEWKILPDKQKIGEYNAQKAVTNFGGRQWTAWFSTEIPFQDGPYKFYGLPGLIVKIEDASGSHSMTLIGNKTVQASNVGKETQLPENIQIIGMGGKEIEVTKDQFKKAWKAYANDPSKNMREMMMKNGGDSNTKMVFKMKTPDGKELSDPNQVFREMEKRTKEALKKNNNSIEPDLFN